The following proteins are co-located in the Anas platyrhynchos isolate ZD024472 breed Pekin duck chromosome 1, IASCAAS_PekinDuck_T2T, whole genome shotgun sequence genome:
- the KCNA1 gene encoding potassium voltage-gated channel subfamily A member 1 isoform X3 produces the protein MTVMAGENMDETSALPGHPQDSYQPAAHDDHECCERVVINIAGLRFETQLKTLAQFPNTLLGNPKKRMRYFDPLRNEYFFDRNRPSFDAILYYYQSGGRLRRPVNVPLDMFSEEIKFYELGEEAMEKFREDEGFIKDEERPLPEGEYQRQVWLLFEYPESSGPARVIAIVSVMVILISIVIFCLETLPELKEDKEYTVHRTDNTTQVYKSNIFTDPFFVVETLCIIWFSFELVVRFFACPSKTEFFKNIMNFIDIVAIIPYFITLGTEMAEREGTQKGEQATSLAILRVIRLV, from the coding sequence ATGACCGTGATGGCTGGAGAGAACATGGATGAGACTTCTGCGCTACCTGGCCACCCCCAGGATAGCTACCAGCCTGCTGCCCACGATGACCATGAGTGCTGTGAGCGCGTAGTGATAAACATTGCTGGACTACGCTTTGAGACGCAGCTGAAGACATTAGCCCAGTTTCCCAATACACTGCTGGGCAACCCCAAGAAGCGCATGCGGTACTTTGACCCCTTGCGCAATGAGTACTTTTTTGACCGGAACCGGCCCAGCTTTGACGCCATCCTCTACTACTACCAGTCTGGAGGGCGGCTTCGCCGGCCGGTCAATGTGCCCTTGGACATGTTCTCTGAGGAGATAAAATTTTATGAGCTGGGTGAGGAGGCCATGGAGAAGTTCCGGGAAGATGAAGGGTTCATCAAAGATGAGGAGAGACCCTTGCCGGAGGGGGAGTACCAGCGCCAAGTATGGCTCCTCTTTGAGTACCCAGAGAGCTCTGGGCCTGCAAGGGTCATTGCAATAGTCTCTGTCATGGTGATCCTCATCTCCATTGTGATCTTCTGCCTAGAGACATTACCTGAGCTGAAGGAGGACAAGGAGTATACAGTGCATCGCACTGACAACACCACCCAGGTCTACAAATCCAACATCTTCACAGATCCTTTCTTTGTTGTGGAGACCCTGTGCATCATCTGGTTCTCCTTTGAGCTGGTGGTGCGCTTCTTTGCTTGCCCCAGCAAGACTGAATTCTTCAAGAATATCATGAACTTCATTGACATTGTAGCCATCATCCCTTACTTCATCACCCTGGGCACTGAGATGGCTGAGCGGGAGGGGACTCAGAAAGGAGAGCAGGCCACCTCCTTGGCCATCCTGAGAGTCATCAGACTG
- the KCNA1 gene encoding potassium voltage-gated channel subfamily A member 1 isoform X2 → MTVMAGENMDETSALPGHPQDSYQPAAHDDHECCERVVINIAGLRFETQLKTLAQFPNTLLGNPKKRMRYFDPLRNEYFFDRNRPSFDAILYYYQSGGRLRRPVNVPLDMFSEEIKFYELGEEAMEKFREDEGFIKDEERPLPEGEYQRQVWLLFEYPESSGPARVIAIVSVMVILISIVIFCLETLPELKEDKEYTVHRTDNTTQVYKSNIFTDPFFVVETLCIIWFSFELVVRFFACPSKTEFFKNIMNFIDIVAIIPYFITLGTEMAEREGTQKGEQATSLAILRVIRLN, encoded by the coding sequence ATGACCGTGATGGCTGGAGAGAACATGGATGAGACTTCTGCGCTACCTGGCCACCCCCAGGATAGCTACCAGCCTGCTGCCCACGATGACCATGAGTGCTGTGAGCGCGTAGTGATAAACATTGCTGGACTACGCTTTGAGACGCAGCTGAAGACATTAGCCCAGTTTCCCAATACACTGCTGGGCAACCCCAAGAAGCGCATGCGGTACTTTGACCCCTTGCGCAATGAGTACTTTTTTGACCGGAACCGGCCCAGCTTTGACGCCATCCTCTACTACTACCAGTCTGGAGGGCGGCTTCGCCGGCCGGTCAATGTGCCCTTGGACATGTTCTCTGAGGAGATAAAATTTTATGAGCTGGGTGAGGAGGCCATGGAGAAGTTCCGGGAAGATGAAGGGTTCATCAAAGATGAGGAGAGACCCTTGCCGGAGGGGGAGTACCAGCGCCAAGTATGGCTCCTCTTTGAGTACCCAGAGAGCTCTGGGCCTGCAAGGGTCATTGCAATAGTCTCTGTCATGGTGATCCTCATCTCCATTGTGATCTTCTGCCTAGAGACATTACCTGAGCTGAAGGAGGACAAGGAGTATACAGTGCATCGCACTGACAACACCACCCAGGTCTACAAATCCAACATCTTCACAGATCCTTTCTTTGTTGTGGAGACCCTGTGCATCATCTGGTTCTCCTTTGAGCTGGTGGTGCGCTTCTTTGCTTGCCCCAGCAAGACTGAATTCTTCAAGAATATCATGAACTTCATTGACATTGTAGCCATCATCCCTTACTTCATCACCCTGGGCACTGAGATGGCTGAGCGGGAGGGGACTCAGAAAGGAGAGCAGGCCACCTCCTTGGCCATCCTGAGAGTCATCAGACTG
- the KCNA1 gene encoding potassium voltage-gated channel subfamily A member 1 isoform X1 — protein sequence MTVMAGENMDETSALPGHPQDSYQPAAHDDHECCERVVINIAGLRFETQLKTLAQFPNTLLGNPKKRMRYFDPLRNEYFFDRNRPSFDAILYYYQSGGRLRRPVNVPLDMFSEEIKFYELGEEAMEKFREDEGFIKDEERPLPEGEYQRQVWLLFEYPESSGPARVIAIVSVMVILISIVIFCLETLPELKEDKEYTVHRTDNTTQVYKSNIFTDPFFVVETLCIIWFSFELVVRFFACPSKTEFFKNIMNFIDIVAIIPYFITLGTEMAEREGTQKGEQATSLAILRVIRLVRVFRIFKLSRHSKGLQILGQTLKASMRELGLLIFFLFIGVILFSSAVYFAEAEEPESHFTSIPDAFWWAVVSMTTVGYGDMYPVTIGGKIVGSLCAIAGVLTIALPVPVIVSNFNYFYHRETEGEEQAQLLHVSSPNLASDSDLSRRSSSTISKSEYMEIEEDMNNSIDNFREANLRTGNCTIANQNCVNKSKLLTDV from the coding sequence ATGACCGTGATGGCTGGAGAGAACATGGATGAGACTTCTGCGCTACCTGGCCACCCCCAGGATAGCTACCAGCCTGCTGCCCACGATGACCATGAGTGCTGTGAGCGCGTAGTGATAAACATTGCTGGACTACGCTTTGAGACGCAGCTGAAGACATTAGCCCAGTTTCCCAATACACTGCTGGGCAACCCCAAGAAGCGCATGCGGTACTTTGACCCCTTGCGCAATGAGTACTTTTTTGACCGGAACCGGCCCAGCTTTGACGCCATCCTCTACTACTACCAGTCTGGAGGGCGGCTTCGCCGGCCGGTCAATGTGCCCTTGGACATGTTCTCTGAGGAGATAAAATTTTATGAGCTGGGTGAGGAGGCCATGGAGAAGTTCCGGGAAGATGAAGGGTTCATCAAAGATGAGGAGAGACCCTTGCCGGAGGGGGAGTACCAGCGCCAAGTATGGCTCCTCTTTGAGTACCCAGAGAGCTCTGGGCCTGCAAGGGTCATTGCAATAGTCTCTGTCATGGTGATCCTCATCTCCATTGTGATCTTCTGCCTAGAGACATTACCTGAGCTGAAGGAGGACAAGGAGTATACAGTGCATCGCACTGACAACACCACCCAGGTCTACAAATCCAACATCTTCACAGATCCTTTCTTTGTTGTGGAGACCCTGTGCATCATCTGGTTCTCCTTTGAGCTGGTGGTGCGCTTCTTTGCTTGCCCCAGCAAGACTGAATTCTTCAAGAATATCATGAACTTCATTGACATTGTAGCCATCATCCCTTACTTCATCACCCTGGGCACTGAGATGGCTGAGCGGGAGGGGACTCAGAAAGGAGAGCAGGCCACCTCCTTGGCCATCCTGAGAGTCATCAGACTGGTAAGAGTCTTTCGAATCTTCAAACTCTCCCGGCACTCTAAGGGCCTCCAGATTTTGGGACAGACCCTCAAAGCGAGTATGAGAGAGCTAGGTTTACTaatctttttcctcttcattggGGTGATCTTGTTCTCTAGTGCAGTGTATTTTGCTGAGGCTGAAGAACCTGAGTCTCATTTCACAAGTATCCCTGATGCTTTCTGGTGGGCGGTGGTATCCATGACCACTGTGGGCTATGGTGACATGTACCCTGTGACAATTGGAGGCAAAATCGTAGGCTCCTTGTGTGCCATCGCTGGTGTGCTGACAATTGCCCTGCCTGTACCTGTCATCGTGTCCAACTTCAACTACTTCTACCACCGAGAAACAGAAGGGGAAGAACAGGCTCAGTTACTTCACGTTAGCTCCCCTAATTTAGCATCTGACAGTGATCTCAGCCGCCGCAGCTCCTCCACAATCAGCAAATCTGAGTACATGGAAATCGAAGAGGATATGAATAATAGCATAGACAATTTTAGA